A single Gambusia affinis linkage group LG22, SWU_Gaff_1.0, whole genome shotgun sequence DNA region contains:
- the LOC122825767 gene encoding rho-related GTP-binding protein RhoB-like, with translation MPRLKKTQEATQMAVQRKKLVVVGDGASGKTCLLIVFSKDEFPEVYVPTVFETYVADIEVDNQQVQLALWDTAGQEDYDRLRPLSYPDTDVILMCYSVDNPDSLGNISEKWVPEVKHFCPNVPIILVANKKDLRNDENTKNDLSRMKLEPVKAEDGRAMAMRIGAYDYLECSARTKEGIWEVFETATRATLQKRSTPGDCFKCCVML, from the coding sequence ATGCCGCGTTTAAAGAAAACCCAAGAAGCGACCCAGATGGCTGTCCAGAGAAAGAAACTTGTGGTTGTCGGTGACGGCGCTAGTGGGAAAACGTGTCTACTGATCGTTTTCAGCAAGGACGAGTTTCCCGAGGTCTACGTCCCGACTGTGTTTGAAACCTACGTGGCCGACATAGAGGTTGACAACCAGCAGGTCCAGCTGGCTCTGTGGGACACGGCCGGACAGGAGGACTACGACCGACTGCGCCCACTCTCCTACCCCGACACTGATGTCATCCTCATGTGCTACTCCGTGGACAACCCGGACTCGTTGGGGAACATCTCTGAAAAGTGGGTCCCTGAGGTCAAGCACTTTTGTCCGAACGTGCCAATCATTTTGGTGGCCAACAAGAAAGATCTGCGCAACGATGAGAACACGAAGAACGATCTCTCCCGGATGAAACTAGAGCCTGTGAAGGCGGAGGATGGTCGTGCAATGGCCATGCGCATAGGCGCGTATGACTACTTGGAGTGCTCCGCCAGGACCAAAGAGGGCATCTGGGAGGTGTTCGAGACCGCAACACGGGCTACCCTCCAGAAACGCTCCACACCGGGGGATTGTTTCAAAtgctgtgtgatgctgtga